The sequence TTCGAAGGCGACGCCCCGGGCGATCAGGGCCAGCAGGATCAGCAGCAGCGGCAGGTAGAAGCCGGAGAAGAGGGTGGCGTACCACTCGGGGAACGCGGCGAACATGGCGCCACCGGCGGTGATCAGCCACACCTCGTTGCCGTCCCAGACCGGGCCGATGGTGTTGATCAGGACGCGGCGTTCCCGGTCGTCGCGGCCGAGAACGGGCAGCAGCATGCCGACGCCGAAGTCGAAGCCCTCCAGGATGAAGTACCCGGTGAACAGCACGGCGACGAGGAGAAACCAGATGGTGGTCAGTTCCACGATGGGCTCCGGGATCAGTAGGCGAAGGCGAGCGGGCGCTCGGCGTCGTCGGTGTCGTCGGTGGGGGGTTGCTCGCTGACGTCGGGCACGCCGGCCTTGGCGTAGCGCAGCAGCAGCTTGACCTCGATCACGGCGAGGGTGGCGTAGATCAGCGTGAAGGCGGTGAACGAGGTAAGCACCTCGGCCAGCGAGACGCTGCGGGACACCCCGTTGCGGGTGAGCATCTCGCCGAAGACGATCCACGGCTGGCGACCCATCTCGGTGAAGATCCAGCCGAAGGAGTTGGCCAGCAGCGGCAGCACCGGCATGGCCAGCCCGGCGCGCAGCAGCCACTTGCTGCTCGGGGTGCGGCCCTTGCGCTGGCTCCAGAGCACCAGCAGGGCGATCGCGCCGGCCGCCATCCCGAAGGCGATCATGAAGCGGAAGCTCCAGTAGGTGACCGGGATGATCGGGGTGTAGCTGCCCGCGCCGTACTGGGTGGCGTACTGGGCCTGTAGGTCGTTGATGCCGTGCACGGTGCCGTTCGGGTCGCCGGTGCCCAGGTACGACAGCAGGTACGGGATCTTGAGGGCGAACACCTCGCGGCTGCCGTCGAGGCTGCCGATGGTGAGCACGGAGAACGAGGCGGGGCTCTCGGTGGTGTAGAGGCCCTCGGCGGCGGCCATTTTCATCGGCTGCACGTCCGTCATGATCTTGCCCTGGATGTCGCCGGTGAACAGCACGGCGGCGGAGGCGACCAGGACCACCCAGGAGCCGAACTTGGTGGCGAAGCGGTATGCGCCGGTGTCGGCGGAGTCGCGGTTGCGGATGACGTGCCACAGGCCGACGGCGACGATCAGCGACCCGGCGACCAGGAACGAGCCGGCCAGGGTGTGCGGGAAGGTGATCAGGGCGACCTTGTTGGTCAGAACGGCCGGGAAGTCGGTCAGTTCGGCGCGGCCGCTGTCGGGGTTGATCCGGTAGCCGACCGGGTTCTGCATGAACGAGTTCGCCGCGAGGATGAAGTACGCGCTGAGGTTGGTGCCGATCGCGGCGGCCCAGATGCTGGCCAGGTGCGCCCGCTTGGGCAGCCGGTCCCAGCCGAAGATCCACAGGCCGATGAAGGTGGATTCGAGGAAGAACGCGACGAGCGCCTCGATGGCCAGGGGTGCGCCGAAGATGTCGCCGACGAAGCGGGAGTAGTCACTCCAGTTCATGCCGAACTGGAACTCCTGCACGATGCCGGTGACCACGCCCATGGCAAAGTTGATCAGGAACAGTTTGCCGTAGAACTTGGTGAGCTTGAGGTAGCGCTCGTTGCCGGTGCGGTGCCACATCGTCTGCAGGATGGCCACCAGCACGGAGAGCCCGATGGTCAGCGGCACGAAAAGGAAGTGGTAGACGGTGGTGACACCGAACTGCCAGCGGGCAACGTCCAACGCGTCCACCTGAAATCCCCCAACCATCCGTACTACAAGACGTAGTAAATACTACTGCTCGTCGTAGAGGATTGGGCAGGGCCGGGCGGCCCGAACACACCCGGGACCAATGACCCTGATCACCCGACCCGCCCTCGCGGCTGCGCCGCCGCGTGCGACGATGGCGCGCTGATGAACACCTCCACCTGGCGGCCGCCGCTGATCTGGCGTGCAGCCCTCCTGCTGGCCCGGGGCCTGGTCGGCCTGCTCGCCCGCCTCGAGGTCACCGGCGACGTCCCGGCGCACCTGCGTCGCGGCCCGCTGGTGTTGGCCGCCAACCACATCAGCCCGTTCGACCCGGTGGTCATGGCCGCCGCCTGCCAGACCCGTGGCGTCGCCCCGCGGATCATGGCGACCGCCGGACTGTTCCGCGTCCCGGTGTTCGGCGCCGCCATGCGCCACGCCGGGCACATCCGGGTCGACCGGGGCACCAGCGCCGTACACCGGGCCCTCGACGACGCCGCCACGGCCGTCGCCCGCGGCTCGGTGATCCTCATCTACCCCGAGGGACGCATCGGCCTGGACCCCGGCCTGTGGCCCGAACGCGGCAAGACCGGCGCCGCCCGACTCGCCCTGGCCTGCGGCGCACCGGTCGTCCCGGTCGCCCAGTGGGGCTCGCACGAGGTGCTGCCCTACCAGGCACCGCGCGGAATGCTGCGCGGCATCGCCCGCTCCCTGTGGCGCCGCCCGGTGATCCGGGTGCACTTCGGCACGCCCGTCGACCTGGGTGAGACGGCGGCCGGCAACCCCGGCGCGGCCCGGCGGGCCACCGACCGGATCATCGACGCGCTCACCGACACCCTCGCCCCGCTGCGCCCCGACGAACCGGACCTGCCCCGCCACGTCGACCCCGGCCGCCCGACCGACCTCACCCGGGCGCACCGCCGCCACTCACGTTGATCCGCCAAGCAGTTGATCTAGGCCCGCACCTGGGTGCCGGACCCGGTGTCGGTAGCGCATGGGCGCCTCTCCCAC comes from Micromonospora vinacea and encodes:
- a CDS encoding lysophospholipid acyltransferase family protein, which translates into the protein MNTSTWRPPLIWRAALLLARGLVGLLARLEVTGDVPAHLRRGPLVLAANHISPFDPVVMAAACQTRGVAPRIMATAGLFRVPVFGAAMRHAGHIRVDRGTSAVHRALDDAATAVARGSVILIYPEGRIGLDPGLWPERGKTGAARLALACGAPVVPVAQWGSHEVLPYQAPRGMLRGIARSLWRRPVIRVHFGTPVDLGETAAGNPGAARRATDRIIDALTDTLAPLRPDEPDLPRHVDPGRPTDLTRAHRRHSR
- a CDS encoding cytochrome ubiquinol oxidase subunit I — its product is MDALDVARWQFGVTTVYHFLFVPLTIGLSVLVAILQTMWHRTGNERYLKLTKFYGKLFLINFAMGVVTGIVQEFQFGMNWSDYSRFVGDIFGAPLAIEALVAFFLESTFIGLWIFGWDRLPKRAHLASIWAAAIGTNLSAYFILAANSFMQNPVGYRINPDSGRAELTDFPAVLTNKVALITFPHTLAGSFLVAGSLIVAVGLWHVIRNRDSADTGAYRFATKFGSWVVLVASAAVLFTGDIQGKIMTDVQPMKMAAAEGLYTTESPASFSVLTIGSLDGSREVFALKIPYLLSYLGTGDPNGTVHGINDLQAQYATQYGAGSYTPIIPVTYWSFRFMIAFGMAAGAIALLVLWSQRKGRTPSSKWLLRAGLAMPVLPLLANSFGWIFTEMGRQPWIVFGEMLTRNGVSRSVSLAEVLTSFTAFTLIYATLAVIEVKLLLRYAKAGVPDVSEQPPTDDTDDAERPLAFAY